The Bartonella sp. TP genomic sequence GCGCGCAAAGGCCCACTTGGGAAAATGCATTTATTGCCCAAGCCACGGTTAGCGTCCAGCACAATCATAGCATAATCATAGTACAGCTTACGACTTTGAAAGCCATCATCTAATATCAGAAAATTATAGCCCAGTTTTCGCAAAAATTCTGCTGCTATTGCCCGATCCTTAGTTACTACTGTAGTAGCATGCTTGGCCAATAATAACGCTTCGTCCCCTACCAGTAATGCCGAATCTACATCAACATCTACTATATGCATTGCTTTATAGTTTCCCCTATAGCCACGGCTTATTATAGCTGGGTGCAGACCTAAAGACTTAGCCTTTCTAGCCATAGCTATGCTAAGCGGAGTTTTGCCATTTCCACCCAAAGTATAATTACCAATGCACAACACTGGTAATTGAACAGACTTAATTTTACTTTTATTAAAATTTCGCTTAGAAAAATAAGCATATATATAAGCAATTGGTGCTAGGCCATATGAGCAAAATCCTTTTTTTAACCACCAAAAATCAGGGGCTTTAAACAGCATGGTTCAATTTTGCCAAATAGGGCTGCATTGCAGCGAAAGTCTTGCTTGTAGCTCCAGTCAAATTCTCTACACATTTAGCCGCATTATCAGCCATTTGCTGGCATAATTTCGGCTCAGCCAACAATTTAATTATGCCCATATGCAGCTCTTTTGCATTTTTTACTAGCAGCACAGCTTCATTCTTTTGAAAAGAATCATATATCTCAGCAAAATTTTCAATATTACAGCCACTAATTATCGGCTTTTTCAACATAGCGGCTTCTAATGGATTATGACCGCCTTTAGCCAACAAAGATTTACCTATAAAAACTATATTAGCACAAGATAAATAAAGCCCCATATCGCCAATAGTGTCACCTAGCATGATATCAATTTTCTGCTCAGTATCCACTTGCTCCATTTTACTTTTTAAAATAAAACTAAAGCCTGTTTGCTCTATTAACCCAGCTATTTGGCTTGCTCTTTCAGGATGACGCGGCACTAAAAATAATACTAAATCTGAATAAATATTACGCAATTTTTCATAAATTTCTAAAAGCAACGCCTCCTCCGCATCATGAGTAGAAACAGCAGCTAGCACCAGACGGCCAACAAATAATTGTTGCAATATTTGTAGCCCCTTAGGATCTATATTAACAGCCAAGCCCGCTTTTAAATTACCTGTTACACAGGTATTTTGTGCACCTAAGGACTTATAATAATCCTGAATTTGTGAATTTCTACAGAGTATAATAGCAAATTTGCTAAATATAGCTCTGCTAATCCTCGGATATTTAGCCCAACGCTTAGCACTTTTCGCCGACATGGTTGCATTTACAATTATTTGCGGTATACACCTTCTCGATAATTCTAAAATCCTTCCAGGCCAAAGCTCAGACTCACAGACTATCGAAAGCTCAGGTTGCCACTTATTCAAAAAACAATTAACAACTAGCGGAAAATCTAAAGCATTATATTGATGTATTAATCGGCCAGCTGCAATCGCTTCGGCAAAACGCTTATGCAGCACCTCACTGGCTGTTATAGTTGTAGTCGTTAACAATAGATTATGGTTAGTTTCCTTTAGCAAAGTTTCTATTACACCCGCCAAAGCCAGAGTTTCGCCCACGCTTGCTGCGTGTAGCCATATAGTTTTTTCTTTGGGCTCGCTAAAGGTTTGTTTAACGCCAAAACCAAAACGCTCGCCAAGACGTGAAAACTGCTCACGACCCTTCTGAACACGGATATATATATAAAGCAAAAGCAATGGGCTAAAAACCAAGCTTACCAAAAAAAGCAATAATTGATAAATGCTCAATGACAGAATTATAAAAACTCTATCTTCTCGGCATTCATTAGCATTACATAAAGGCACGAACGTCTATGTCTCCATGCAAAAGCTTATATGCGCTTTCTGTTAAGCTATTCATAGTTTTCGTAAGCTCCAATCTTATTAGCTCCAGCTTTTCGTCGCTACTATCCGCAGGCACAAAAAAAGCAGGGCCAGACAAAAAAACTGAGCGCCCAAAAGGCAAAGGAATAGCTGTTTTATCCCAACTATTTTGCAAAATCTTCTCGCGCGAAAATGCATATATATAGGGTATTATAGGCCGACCAGAAATTTTTGCCAATAATATTATGCCCAATCCAGCTTCTCTAGGCGCTTTATTTGAAATATCCGCTATCATAGACACATTTATCTTTTTCTTAAGATAATTACGCAGCGCTAAAAGAGCACGAGCGCCGCCCTTACCATGCGCTTGCGCTTTATCGCGCCCACCTGACCCACGCACAATCTCTAGCCCCAATTTCTGCCCAACCAGCGCATTTAGCTCAGCATCTTTTGAGCGAGAAAACATAGCAACTATCCGCTCTTCTTTAGGACGCAAAAAAGGCCCCATAATATGCCGCCCATGCCAAAAAGTAATAATAAACGGGTTATATTGGCCATGTAATTTCTTTGGATTTTCGGACTGGCTAATTCGTTTATTAGTCACATATACCAAAAGAAAATACAAATATAAAAGATTTGTCAACAGCCACTTAATTATATAAGATTGTACTATAATATCGCTATATTTAAACCACAGCCTCTTAACCATCTACCCTAGATCACTTACTCTACAGCTTGCTTTAATATCTCATGCAACGGCAAAACATAATAGCGCTGATGTGCATTATCCACAGTGGCTTGCGCACGTGCACGCCATGCCATTTTAGCAGCTTCATAATCTGCAAAAACCCCTACAAGCTCTATATTTTCAGCATCTCTAAACTCATCCTTGTCTATCGAAACAAGCTCACCGCCTAACACCAAATAGGCACCGTTTTTTTTATCTAACATAAAGGTCTCCATACATAAAATCGATACAATCAATTTAGCTTATTATCT encodes the following:
- the lpxK gene encoding tetraacyldisaccharide 4'-kinase; the protein is MLFKAPDFWWLKKGFCSYGLAPIAYIYAYFSKRNFNKSKIKSVQLPVLCIGNYTLGGNGKTPLSIAMARKAKSLGLHPAIISRGYRGNYKAMHIVDVDVDSALLVGDEALLLAKHATTVVTKDRAIAAEFLRKLGYNFLILDDGFQSRKLYYDYAMIVLDANRGLGNKCIFPSGPLRAPLDLQLAYSDIVVNIGEKDIVESQTTTVQARLLSRIISTGPIKQGSLFGVELFSFCAIGDSNKFYNSIMQLGGNIIDRLAFADHHFFSALELNSIWLKAEAKNLQLITTQKDYMRLINNENLQKTWSAKCSYREFLESLIVLDIDIEFVDSKMPEKIIMQVLEKYKQRLGKSAQL
- a CDS encoding 3-deoxy-D-manno-octulosonic acid transferase, which encodes MPLCNANECREDRVFIILSLSIYQLLLFLVSLVFSPLLLLYIYIRVQKGREQFSRLGERFGFGVKQTFSEPKEKTIWLHAASVGETLALAGVIETLLKETNHNLLLTTTTITASEVLHKRFAEAIAAGRLIHQYNALDFPLVVNCFLNKWQPELSIVCESELWPGRILELSRRCIPQIIVNATMSAKSAKRWAKYPRISRAIFSKFAIILCRNSQIQDYYKSLGAQNTCVTGNLKAGLAVNIDPKGLQILQQLFVGRLVLAAVSTHDAEEALLLEIYEKLRNIYSDLVLFLVPRHPERASQIAGLIEQTGFSFILKSKMEQVDTEQKIDIMLGDTIGDMGLYLSCANIVFIGKSLLAKGGHNPLEAAMLKKPIISGCNIENFAEIYDSFQKNEAVLLVKNAKELHMGIIKLLAEPKLCQQMADNAAKCVENLTGATSKTFAAMQPYLAKLNHAV
- a CDS encoding lysophospholipid acyltransferase family protein, with product MVKRLWFKYSDIIVQSYIIKWLLTNLLYLYFLLVYVTNKRISQSENPKKLHGQYNPFIITFWHGRHIMGPFLRPKEERIVAMFSRSKDAELNALVGQKLGLEIVRGSGGRDKAQAHGKGGARALLALRNYLKKKINVSMIADISNKAPREAGLGIILLAKISGRPIIPYIYAFSREKILQNSWDKTAIPLPFGRSVFLSGPAFFVPADSSDEKLELIRLELTKTMNSLTESAYKLLHGDIDVRAFM
- a CDS encoding DUF4170 domain-containing protein, which produces MLDKKNGAYLVLGGELVSIDKDEFRDAENIELVGVFADYEAAKMAWRARAQATVDNAHQRYYVLPLHEILKQAVE